ACCAGCAATGCGCAGGTATTGGTGCAGGCGCTGTGAAAAAAGGAACCATTGAGGTGACTATCGGCACCGCAGGCGTCACCCTGGCCTATATGGACGAGCCGATTTACGACGATAGTATGCGTCTGCCATGCTCGGCCCATACAGTAGCGGGCAAGTGGGAAACAGAAGGCCTGCAGAACGCGGCTGGAAGCTCCCTGAAATGGTACCGGAATGAATTTGCCGTACCAGAGATTGAAAAGGCAAAAGCACTGGGAATCGACCCCTACGACCTGATCAATGAACAGGTAGAGGGCATACGTCCCGGCAGCGACGGGCTCATCTGTATCCCGTATTTTGCCAGTTCAGCCGCGCCGAACTGGGACCCATTTGCGCGGGGAACCTTTATCGGCCTGACCCTGGGCCACAGCCGGCAGGCCATGGCACGGGCCATTATGGAGGGCGTTACCTACGAAACCCGTGAAATCATCGACCAGATGATCACAAACGGCGTCGAGGTTGATGAGATTGTATTGAGTGGCGGCGCCGCAAAATCCGATGTCTGGAATCATATCCAGGCAGATATTTACGGCAAGACCTGCAGTATTCTGGCTGTAGAGGAGGCCACAGCACTGGGTGCGGCGATTCTGGCAGCTCTTGGAGCAGAGCTCTACGCAAACGTAGGCGAAGCCGTTGCCCACATGGTGAAGATCGTGGCGGTCTGTGAGCCGGATATGCAGCGGCACGCGCTGTATAATGAATATTTTGAAATATACAAGGATGCCTACCAGGCACTGAGAAAGGCAGACGTCTATGAGCGCCTGGTGAAGCTGGCATTAAAATGAGAAAACAGAGGAGACAAGAATGAAGATACTGGATCAGATTAAAAATGCGGTTTATGAAGGATTAGAGGATGAGACACCTTCCATGGTGCAGGCGGCAGTGGACAAGGGGACCAGTCCGCAGGCCATTCTGGATACCATGATGGAAGCGATGGAGATGGTGGGAGAGGAGTTTAAAAACGAGGAGATCTATATACCGGAGGTGCTGTGCTCATGCTACGCCATGCAGAATGGGTCAGAGGTGCTGAAGCCTCTGCTTTTAGAAAACCAGCAGACCGCGACCGGAATCATTGTGCTGGGAAGCGTAAAGGGAGACATGCACGATATTGGTAAAAACCTGGTAAAAATGATGTTTGAGGGACGGGGCTTTAAAGTCGTGGATATCGGCATTGATGTGCCCGAGGAGCGTTTTGTGGAGGCCGCTGTCAAAGAGAAGGCCGATATTGTGGCCTGCTCTGCGCTGCTGACCACCACCATGCCCGAAATCCCCAAAATTGTTAAGGCTTTTGAGGATGCGGGTGTCCGGGAACAGTTTAAGATTATGATTGGCGGAGCGCCCATTACGCAGGATTTCTGCGATAAAACGGGCTGTGACGCCTTTGCCAAGGACGCAGGAAGCGCCGCTGAGGCTGCCGTACAGATCTGCCGGAATTAACAGGATTTAAGCACACTGTGGAGACCAGTGTGTTTATCCAGTCAAAGAAGTGGCGTGGTTTGAGACTGCGCCTTTTATCCAGATAAGAAAAAAGGTCCTGGCGCTGTGAATAACGGCCGGAAATTGTGCCATTTTACTGCAACAGCCGGACACTGGTGAGATAAAGCATTAACTTTAGTGAAGAAGATATCTGGGTGAGGGTAATGCCCGCAGAACCCTTTTTTCTTCCTTAGGTAAAGGGCTTCGTCTCTCAAAGTTTTGACATTTTAAGCACACTGTGGAGACCAGTGTGCTTTTTTATTGTAAATTTTGCAAAATTTAAAAATTAGTTGACAAACCATCAAAAAGCATATAATATTAACATAAAGTCAATACAAAATACATAAAAAGTGAATATGTAAAGCATTTACAGGCGAAGGAGGAAAGGAGGTTTCTGACAGCA
The DNA window shown above is from Eubacterium limosum and carries:
- a CDS encoding FGGY-family carbohydrate kinase; this encodes MKNYISGIDIGTTGVKVIIFDMEGATVGSAYREYPCTFPQSGWVEQDGEMTWQQTCEATREAIAKAGVDPAEIRSIGLSTQRCTFTPVDQAGMSLRSAISWQDSRSFEECEEISRLVGAERYYEITGLPVGTTWSVSKIMWIKKHQPEIYAKTYKFAMDQERILNKLGAEGYFEDWSNGSLQGLMDIKAFEWSDELVGALELDKSKLPDLVPSGKVVGKISKESSALTGFAEGTLLVSGGGDQQCAGIGAGAVKKGTIEVTIGTAGVTLAYMDEPIYDDSMRLPCSAHTVAGKWETEGLQNAAGSSLKWYRNEFAVPEIEKAKALGIDPYDLINEQVEGIRPGSDGLICIPYFASSAAPNWDPFARGTFIGLTLGHSRQAMARAIMEGVTYETREIIDQMITNGVEVDEIVLSGGAAKSDVWNHIQADIYGKTCSILAVEEATALGAAILAALGAELYANVGEAVAHMVKIVAVCEPDMQRHALYNEYFEIYKDAYQALRKADVYERLVKLALK
- a CDS encoding cobalamin B12-binding domain-containing protein, yielding MKILDQIKNAVYEGLEDETPSMVQAAVDKGTSPQAILDTMMEAMEMVGEEFKNEEIYIPEVLCSCYAMQNGSEVLKPLLLENQQTATGIIVLGSVKGDMHDIGKNLVKMMFEGRGFKVVDIGIDVPEERFVEAAVKEKADIVACSALLTTTMPEIPKIVKAFEDAGVREQFKIMIGGAPITQDFCDKTGCDAFAKDAGSAAEAAVQICRN